In Syngnathus scovelli strain Florida chromosome 10, RoL_Ssco_1.2, whole genome shotgun sequence, the following are encoded in one genomic region:
- the osbpl9 gene encoding oxysterol-binding protein-related protein 9 isoform X8 codes for MMRGSRRGCVRLRGAVIGIDDEDDSTFTITVDQKTFHFQARDADEREKWIHALEGTILRHTQLREAQTEFVPSVQDFDRKLAEADAYLQILIDQLKLFDEKIKDCKEDESRRKIENLKETTCSMVESIKHCIVLLQIAKDQSNEQQHANGLISTINPVDGIYQPPLDTPVANTTMPTQNTLPTDASQVCKSDQRPSTLPVGPVVTVMGSLQTPTPNSTGSGPSGPNSGVTSPSLIPIPSHSVPDFSYSSSEDEFYDADEFYQSTTSPKHCLKRPDALSPSGPPAASSLNNEETALKRPDTTESLNSTMSNGTTEPDPFDSHDDRDDDGEGESVEEHKSVIMHLLSQVRLGMDLTKVVLPTFILERRSLLEMYADFFAHPDLFVSIAEQPDPRERMVHVVKWYLSAFHAGRKGSVAKKPYNPILGEVFLCHWDLPCKTEEPSAPVTSSPAPVQDTLSDGPVPWSSPNNVSFVAEQVSHHPPISAFYAECLSKKIQFNAHIWTKSKFLGMSIGVYNIGQGCVSCLEHDEHYILNFPNGYGRSILTVPWVELGGECNISCSKSGYSANIVFHTKPFYGGKKHRITAEIFAPNDKKSFCSIEGEWNGVMFAKWPTGENTPFIDTKRMGIMKKKVRKLEDQLPYESRRLWRDVTLNLKLKDIDAATEAKHRLEEKQRVEARERKENEQQWETRLFHEDGECWVYDEPLLKRLASPRP; via the exons ATGATGCGAGGATCCAGAAGAGGCTGTGTGCGACTTCGG GGCGCTGTGATCGGCATTGATGACGAGGACGACAGCACTTTCACCATCACAGTGGACCAGAAGACTTTCCATTTCCAAG CCCGAGATGCGGACGAGCGAGAGAAGTGGATCCACGCCTTAGAGGGAACGATCTTGCGGCACACCCAACTCCGG gaggcacagacagaatTTGTACCGAGCGTCCAAGATTTTGACAGAAAACTTGCTGAAGCTGATGCCTATCTACAGATTCTGATCGACCAGTTAAAG CTTTTTGATGAGAAGATTAAGGACTGCAAAGAGGATGAATCTCGCAGG aaaattgaaaatttgaagGAGACTACTTGT agtATGGTAGAGTCCATCAAGCACTGTATTGTTCTGCTGCAAATTGCCAAG GACCAAAGTAACGAACAGCAACACGCAAACGGACTAATA AGCACCATCAACCCCGTGGATGGGATCTACCAGCCGCCTCTGGACACTCCTGTAGCCAACACCACGATGCCAACACAGAACACTCTCCCCACAG ATGCTTCTCAGGTGTGTAAATCCGACCAGCGACCTTCAACGTTACCTGTTGGTCCTGTAGTCACTGTGATGGGCAGTTTGCAGACCCCTACACCCAATAGCACAG GGAGCGGCCCCTCAGGCCCCAACAGCGGCGTCACCTCTCCGTCTCTCATCCCCATCCCCTCACACTCAGTGCCGGACTTCTCGTATTCCTCCAGCGAGGATGAGTTTTACGACGCGGACGAGTTCTACCAGAGCACCACTTCCCCCAAACACTGTTTGAAG CGTCCCGATGCCCTCAGTCCCTCAGGACCCCCGGCTGCCTCGTCCCTTAATAATGAAGAAACGGCATTGAAGAGACCAGACACAACAGAATCCCTCAACTCGACTATGTCAAACGGGACCACAGAACCAG ATCCGTTCGACAGCCACGACGACCGCGACGATGATGGGGAGGGCGAGTCGGTAGAGGAGCACAAAAGCGTCATCATGCACCTGCTCTCGCAAGTCCGTCTAGGGATGGATCTCACCAAG GTGGTCCTGCCTACCTTCATCCTAGAAAGGAGATCTTTGTTAGAAATGTATGCTGACTTCTTTGCACATCCAGACTTATTTGTCAG TATCGCCGAGCAGCCGGATCCCCGTGAGCGCATGGTTCACGTGGTCAAATGGTACCTGTCCGCTTTCCACGCGGGCAGGAAAGgctcagtggccaagaagccttaCAACCCCATCCTGGGAGAGGTCTTCTTGTGTCACTGGGATCTGCCTTGCAAAACTGAGGAGCCCTCTGCCCCTGTG ACATCTTCTCCTGCTCCTGTGCAGGACACACTATCAGATGGTCCAGTTCCATGGTCTTCACCCAACAATGTGTCTTTTGTGGCAGAGCAGGTCTCTCATCACCCACCCA TTTCTGCATTCTACGCAGAATGTTTAAGTAAGAAGATCCAGTTCAATGCTCACATCTGGACCAAGTCTAAGTTCCTCGGCATGTCCATCGGGGTTTATAATATTGGACAAG GTTGCGTTTCCTGTTTAGAACACGATGAACATTACATCCTCAACTTCCCCAACGGATACGGCAG GTCCATTTTGACTGTACCCTGGGTTGAGCTGGGCGGCGAGTGCAACATCTCGTGCTCCAAATCAGGCTACAGCGCCAACATCGTGTTCCACACCAAACCCTTCTACGGCGGCAAGAAGCATAGAATCACGGCAGAGatttt TGCACCGAATGATAAGAAGTCTTTCTGCTCCATTGAAGGCGAATGGAACGGAGTGATGTTTGCCAAGTGGCCCACAGGA GAGAACACACCATTCATTGACACTAAGAGAATGGGCATCATGAAGAAGAAAGTCAGGAAGCTGGAAGACCAGCTACCGTATGAATCCCGAAG ACTTTGGAGAGACGTGACCctcaacctgaagctcaaagACATCGACGCCGCCACGGAAGCCAAACATCGGCTGGAGGAGAAGCAGAGAGTGGAAGCCAGGGAGAGGAAAGAGAACGAGCAACAGTGGGAGACCAGG ctATTCCACGAGGACGGCGAGTGCTGGGTGTACGACGAGCCGCTATTAAAGAGACTAGCTTCTCCTCGACCCTGA
- the osbpl9 gene encoding oxysterol-binding protein-related protein 9 isoform X10 — MSIGGRNTEAQTEFVPSVQDFDRKLAEADAYLQILIDQLKLFDEKIKDCKEDESRRKIENLKETTCSMVESIKHCIVLLQIAKDQSNEQQHANGLISTINPVDGIYQPPLDTPVANTTMPTQNTLPTDASQVCKSDQRPSTLPVGPVVTVMGSLQTPTPNSTGSGPSGPNSGVTSPSLIPIPSHSVPDFSYSSSEDEFYDADEFYQSTTSPKHCLKRPDALSPSGPPAASSLNNEETALKRPDTTESLNSTMSNGTTEPDPFDSHDDRDDDGEGESVEEHKSVIMHLLSQVRLGMDLTKVVLPTFILERRSLLEMYADFFAHPDLFVSIAEQPDPRERMVHVVKWYLSAFHAGRKGSVAKKPYNPILGEVFLCHWDLPCKTEEPSAPVTSSPAPVQDTLSDGPVPWSSPNNVSFVAEQVSHHPPISAFYAECLSKKIQFNAHIWTKSKFLGMSIGVYNIGQGCVSCLEHDEHYILNFPNGYGRSILTVPWVELGGECNISCSKSGYSANIVFHTKPFYGGKKHRITAEIFAPNDKKSFCSIEGEWNGVMFAKWPTGENTPFIDTKRMGIMKKKVRKLEDQLPYESRRLWRDVTLNLKLKDIDAATEAKHRLEEKQRVEARERKENEQQWETRLFHEDGECWVYDEPLLKRLASPRP; from the exons ATGTCTATTGGAGGGCGGAATACT gaggcacagacagaatTTGTACCGAGCGTCCAAGATTTTGACAGAAAACTTGCTGAAGCTGATGCCTATCTACAGATTCTGATCGACCAGTTAAAG CTTTTTGATGAGAAGATTAAGGACTGCAAAGAGGATGAATCTCGCAGG aaaattgaaaatttgaagGAGACTACTTGT agtATGGTAGAGTCCATCAAGCACTGTATTGTTCTGCTGCAAATTGCCAAG GACCAAAGTAACGAACAGCAACACGCAAACGGACTAATA AGCACCATCAACCCCGTGGATGGGATCTACCAGCCGCCTCTGGACACTCCTGTAGCCAACACCACGATGCCAACACAGAACACTCTCCCCACAG ATGCTTCTCAGGTGTGTAAATCCGACCAGCGACCTTCAACGTTACCTGTTGGTCCTGTAGTCACTGTGATGGGCAGTTTGCAGACCCCTACACCCAATAGCACAG GGAGCGGCCCCTCAGGCCCCAACAGCGGCGTCACCTCTCCGTCTCTCATCCCCATCCCCTCACACTCAGTGCCGGACTTCTCGTATTCCTCCAGCGAGGATGAGTTTTACGACGCGGACGAGTTCTACCAGAGCACCACTTCCCCCAAACACTGTTTGAAG CGTCCCGATGCCCTCAGTCCCTCAGGACCCCCGGCTGCCTCGTCCCTTAATAATGAAGAAACGGCATTGAAGAGACCAGACACAACAGAATCCCTCAACTCGACTATGTCAAACGGGACCACAGAACCAG ATCCGTTCGACAGCCACGACGACCGCGACGATGATGGGGAGGGCGAGTCGGTAGAGGAGCACAAAAGCGTCATCATGCACCTGCTCTCGCAAGTCCGTCTAGGGATGGATCTCACCAAG GTGGTCCTGCCTACCTTCATCCTAGAAAGGAGATCTTTGTTAGAAATGTATGCTGACTTCTTTGCACATCCAGACTTATTTGTCAG TATCGCCGAGCAGCCGGATCCCCGTGAGCGCATGGTTCACGTGGTCAAATGGTACCTGTCCGCTTTCCACGCGGGCAGGAAAGgctcagtggccaagaagccttaCAACCCCATCCTGGGAGAGGTCTTCTTGTGTCACTGGGATCTGCCTTGCAAAACTGAGGAGCCCTCTGCCCCTGTG ACATCTTCTCCTGCTCCTGTGCAGGACACACTATCAGATGGTCCAGTTCCATGGTCTTCACCCAACAATGTGTCTTTTGTGGCAGAGCAGGTCTCTCATCACCCACCCA TTTCTGCATTCTACGCAGAATGTTTAAGTAAGAAGATCCAGTTCAATGCTCACATCTGGACCAAGTCTAAGTTCCTCGGCATGTCCATCGGGGTTTATAATATTGGACAAG GTTGCGTTTCCTGTTTAGAACACGATGAACATTACATCCTCAACTTCCCCAACGGATACGGCAG GTCCATTTTGACTGTACCCTGGGTTGAGCTGGGCGGCGAGTGCAACATCTCGTGCTCCAAATCAGGCTACAGCGCCAACATCGTGTTCCACACCAAACCCTTCTACGGCGGCAAGAAGCATAGAATCACGGCAGAGatttt TGCACCGAATGATAAGAAGTCTTTCTGCTCCATTGAAGGCGAATGGAACGGAGTGATGTTTGCCAAGTGGCCCACAGGA GAGAACACACCATTCATTGACACTAAGAGAATGGGCATCATGAAGAAGAAAGTCAGGAAGCTGGAAGACCAGCTACCGTATGAATCCCGAAG ACTTTGGAGAGACGTGACCctcaacctgaagctcaaagACATCGACGCCGCCACGGAAGCCAAACATCGGCTGGAGGAGAAGCAGAGAGTGGAAGCCAGGGAGAGGAAAGAGAACGAGCAACAGTGGGAGACCAGG ctATTCCACGAGGACGGCGAGTGCTGGGTGTACGACGAGCCGCTATTAAAGAGACTAGCTTCTCCTCGACCCTGA